One part of the Truepera radiovictrix DSM 17093 genome encodes these proteins:
- a CDS encoding [LysW]-aminoadipate kinase, translated as MIVVKVGGSTGIDYDALCEDVAALWREGQRLVLVHGGSAETNRVAEALGHPPKFVTSPSGYTSRFTDRETLEIFEMVYCGKQNKGLVERLQRLGVNAVGLSGLDGRLFEGKHKDKVRSVEGGKVKVLRGDHTGTVERVNTGLLTLLLESGYLPVLTPPGVSFEGVAINVDGDRAAAAVAVALQAEALLLLSNVPGLLRDFPDEASLIPEIPAGEVESYLGFARDRMKKKVLGAAEAVQGGVKRVVFGDARVRQPVRAALSGRGTVVR; from the coding sequence GTGATCGTCGTCAAGGTCGGCGGCTCTACGGGTATCGACTACGATGCCCTGTGCGAGGACGTCGCGGCGCTCTGGCGGGAGGGCCAGCGGCTCGTGCTGGTCCACGGCGGCAGCGCCGAAACGAACCGCGTCGCCGAGGCGCTCGGGCACCCCCCCAAGTTCGTCACCTCCCCCTCGGGCTACACGAGCCGCTTTACCGACCGCGAGACCCTGGAGATCTTCGAGATGGTCTACTGTGGCAAGCAGAACAAGGGTCTTGTCGAGCGGCTCCAGCGCCTCGGCGTGAACGCGGTCGGGCTCTCGGGGTTAGACGGCCGCCTCTTCGAGGGCAAGCACAAGGACAAGGTGCGCAGCGTGGAAGGCGGCAAGGTCAAGGTGCTGCGCGGCGACCACACCGGTACCGTCGAGCGGGTGAACACGGGGCTCCTCACGCTCCTCTTGGAGAGCGGCTACCTACCCGTCCTGACGCCGCCGGGGGTGTCTTTTGAAGGCGTCGCCATTAACGTCGACGGCGACCGCGCGGCGGCGGCCGTGGCGGTCGCGCTTCAGGCCGAGGCGCTGCTGCTTCTCTCGAACGTCCCCGGGTTGCTGCGTGACTTCCCGGACGAAGCGTCGCTTATCCCCGAGATCCCCGCTGGTGAGGTCGAGAGCTACCTCGGCTTCGCGCGGGACCGGATGAAAAAGAAGGTCCTGGGTGCGGCCGAGGCGGTGCAGGGGGGGGTGAAGCGGGTGGTCTTTGGTGACGCTCGAGTCCGCCAGCCGGTGCGTGCGGCGCTCTCGGGGCGGGGTACGGTCGTTCGCTGA
- a CDS encoding NUDIX hydrolase produces the protein MPRDVSVTVGAHLFNLRVAAIIRRQGNVLVNRLRDQDFWFLPGGRVQEGEATREALLRELREELGAECRAHRPVFFHENFFRHDGKRFHEVCVYYDVELPPDAATLSDVSAADGGIDLEWLELTQLSSINLQPPFLPSRLQTLPLGLEHVVSRN, from the coding sequence ATGCCGCGAGACGTCTCGGTCACGGTGGGCGCGCACCTTTTCAACCTCCGCGTCGCCGCTATCATCCGCCGTCAAGGAAACGTGCTCGTCAACAGGCTTCGTGACCAGGACTTCTGGTTCTTACCGGGTGGCAGGGTGCAGGAAGGGGAAGCGACCCGAGAAGCCCTCCTACGCGAGCTGCGGGAGGAGCTCGGGGCCGAATGCCGCGCCCACCGCCCCGTCTTCTTTCACGAGAACTTCTTTCGGCATGACGGCAAACGCTTCCACGAGGTGTGCGTGTACTATGACGTTGAGCTGCCGCCGGACGCAGCGACGCTAAGCGACGTTTCAGCGGCTGATGGTGGTATCGACCTTGAGTGGCTCGAGCTGACGCAGCTTAGCAGCATCAATCTGCAACCCCCTTTTTTACCCTCACGTCTTCAAACATTACCGCTAGGACTCGAGCACGTTGTCAGCCGCAACTAG
- a CDS encoding aspartate aminotransferase family protein — protein sequence MSQTQTKTQEILARDAEHHTGLWKPDVVFTHGDGVKLYDAEGREYLDCMAGIAVASIGHGNKRLARAVAEQAEKLIICSQAHANDARVRFYELLFSFVPPELGLTRVFMANSGSEVNEAALKWARAATGRRGFVAARRGFSGRTLGVLGLTWEPKYREPFAPSPYPVTFVGYNNVSELEAAVTDETAAVFLEPVQGEGGMHPATPEFLEAARALSRERGALLIMDEVQSGVGRTGKFLATEHYGVAPDMVTLAKGLGGGVPIGALLMTDEVARAMPPGGHGTTFGGNALASAAAAAVLEELRARGLIENAAEVGAYFQERLRALPAPQIRTVRGLGLMIGVEFKLKVAPIVAALRGAGVLVINAGATVIRFVPPLTITRAEVDEVVARLGRVLEAQAVNPA from the coding sequence ATGTCACAGACGCAGACGAAAACGCAGGAGATTCTGGCGCGCGACGCCGAGCACCACACCGGCCTCTGGAAGCCCGACGTGGTCTTCACCCACGGCGACGGCGTGAAGCTCTACGACGCCGAGGGCAGGGAGTACCTCGACTGCATGGCGGGGATCGCGGTTGCCAGCATCGGCCACGGCAACAAGCGCTTGGCTAGGGCGGTCGCCGAGCAGGCCGAAAAGCTCATCATCTGCTCGCAGGCGCACGCCAACGACGCCCGCGTCCGGTTCTACGAGCTGCTCTTTTCGTTTGTGCCGCCCGAGCTGGGCTTGACGCGGGTCTTTATGGCCAACTCGGGTTCGGAGGTCAACGAAGCGGCGCTCAAGTGGGCGCGCGCGGCGACCGGCCGGCGGGGCTTCGTGGCGGCGCGGCGCGGTTTTTCGGGGCGCACCTTGGGGGTCCTCGGGCTCACCTGGGAGCCCAAGTACCGCGAGCCCTTCGCGCCCTCCCCCTACCCCGTGACCTTCGTCGGTTACAACAACGTGAGCGAGCTCGAGGCGGCGGTGACCGACGAGACGGCGGCGGTGTTTTTGGAGCCCGTGCAGGGCGAGGGGGGGATGCACCCGGCAACGCCGGAGTTTTTAGAGGCGGCGAGAGCGCTCTCGCGTGAGCGCGGCGCGCTGCTCATCATGGACGAGGTGCAGTCCGGCGTCGGGCGTACGGGCAAGTTCTTGGCCACGGAGCACTACGGCGTAGCGCCCGACATGGTGACGCTCGCCAAGGGCTTGGGTGGCGGCGTGCCCATCGGCGCGCTGCTAATGACGGATGAGGTGGCGCGCGCCATGCCCCCCGGCGGCCACGGCACCACCTTTGGCGGCAACGCGCTCGCCTCGGCGGCGGCGGCGGCGGTTCTAGAGGAGCTCCGGGCGCGGGGGCTGATCGAGAACGCGGCGGAGGTCGGGGCGTACTTTCAGGAGCGGCTGCGCGCGCTCCCCGCGCCGCAGATCCGCACCGTGCGCGGCCTCGGTCTGATGATCGGGGTCGAGTTCAAGCTCAAGGTGGCGCCCATCGTCGCCGCGCTGCGGGGCGCTGGGGTGTTGGTCATCAACGCCGGGGCGACGGTCATCCGCTTCGTGCCGCCTTTAACCATCACCCGCGCCGAGGTCGACGAGGTGGTCGCGCGCTTGGGCCGCGTGCTGGAGGCGCAAGCGGTGAACCCCGCGTGA
- a CDS encoding type II toxin-antitoxin system VapC family toxin, with product MILIDANLLIYAHVMGSPQHHAAHAWLDAQLSAGYRVGLPWPSLLAFLRLTTNPRVFERPLTAAEAWAQVEAWLSVPSVWLPTPTAEHPKLLRDLVTQTGATANLIPDAHLAALALEHGLTLCSTDGDFGRFPRLKWRNPLAEAP from the coding sequence TTGATCCTGATCGACGCCAACCTGCTGATCTACGCCCACGTGATGGGCTCGCCTCAGCACCACGCGGCACACGCGTGGCTCGACGCGCAGCTCAGTGCGGGTTACCGCGTCGGGTTGCCCTGGCCTTCGCTGCTCGCTTTTTTACGACTGACCACCAACCCGAGGGTCTTTGAACGCCCCCTCACCGCAGCGGAGGCGTGGGCCCAGGTCGAGGCGTGGCTGAGCGTTCCCTCGGTTTGGCTACCCACCCCTACCGCAGAACACCCGAAGCTGCTGAGGGACCTCGTCACGCAAACAGGCGCCACGGCCAACCTCATCCCCGACGCCCACCTCGCCGCCTTGGCCCTAGAGCACGGCCTCACCCTGTGCAGCACGGATGGCGACTTCGGCCGGTTTCCTCGCCTTAAGTGGCGTAATCCTCTAGCAGAAGCGCCCTAG
- a CDS encoding [LysW]-lysine hydrolase — protein sequence MLQVADLLAEAVAIPSVSGAEAEVARFLVSRMAGFCDAAYLDAAGNAVGRVGKGPFKVYVLGHIDTVPGVVPVRVEGGKLYGRGAVDAKGPFCAALAAASRLTEAAKGALSVTLIGAVEEEAPSSKGARHALVTLPKPDLVIIGEPSGWDAVTLGYKGRLVAKLALEKPNFHSAGEGSTAAEALLEVWEGLKGWAQGASGAGLFDSVQLALQSLNTQCDGLTQRAEATIGLRLPPAWPPERAEGALRALLAGVPGLRATFTGHEVPYRGPKDTPLTRAFRVAIREAGGTPRLKLKTGTSDMNVVAPVWDVPMVAYGPGDSALDHTPDEHVELAELERAVGVLEGVLEHLSRKVGRSAETL from the coding sequence ATGCTGCAGGTCGCCGACCTCCTCGCCGAAGCCGTCGCCATCCCCAGCGTCTCGGGCGCCGAGGCCGAGGTCGCGCGTTTTCTGGTCTCGCGGATGGCGGGGTTTTGCGACGCGGCCTACCTCGACGCCGCGGGCAACGCGGTCGGCCGCGTCGGTAAGGGGCCTTTCAAGGTGTACGTTCTAGGGCACATCGACACCGTTCCGGGCGTGGTGCCTGTGCGCGTGGAGGGGGGCAAGCTCTACGGGCGCGGCGCGGTGGACGCCAAAGGCCCCTTCTGCGCGGCCCTAGCGGCGGCCTCGAGGCTCACGGAGGCGGCCAAGGGGGCGCTCAGCGTCACCCTCATCGGCGCGGTCGAGGAGGAGGCGCCCTCCAGCAAGGGCGCGCGGCACGCGCTCGTGACGCTCCCCAAACCCGACCTGGTGATCATTGGCGAGCCCTCGGGTTGGGACGCCGTGACGCTCGGCTACAAGGGGCGGCTCGTCGCCAAGCTGGCGCTCGAAAAGCCCAACTTCCACTCGGCGGGGGAGGGCAGCACGGCGGCTGAGGCGCTGCTTGAGGTGTGGGAGGGCCTCAAGGGGTGGGCGCAAGGGGCCTCGGGGGCGGGGCTCTTTGACAGCGTGCAGCTCGCCCTCCAGAGCCTCAACACCCAGTGCGACGGTTTGACGCAGCGCGCCGAGGCGACCATCGGGCTGCGGCTGCCGCCCGCATGGCCGCCCGAGCGGGCCGAAGGGGCCTTGCGCGCGCTGCTCGCGGGCGTCCCCGGCCTACGCGCTACCTTCACGGGGCACGAGGTCCCCTACCGCGGCCCCAAGGACACGCCGCTCACGCGCGCCTTTCGCGTGGCCATCCGCGAAGCGGGGGGGACGCCGCGCCTGAAACTCAAAACCGGCACCTCGGATATGAACGTGGTCGCGCCCGTTTGGGACGTGCCGATGGTGGCCTACGGCCCCGGCGACTCGGCTTTGGACCACACGCCGGACGAGCACGTGGAACTTGCGGAGCTAGAGCGCGCCGTCGGCGTGTTGGAGGGGGTTTTAGAGCACCTTAGCCGCAAGGTGGGCCGAAGCGCAGAGACGCTCTAA
- a CDS encoding diacylglycerol/lipid kinase family protein, producing the protein MRATLIYNANAAATETLAAASIVRTLATIGVSAKVPAINGERDLKDALRDPGDLVIAAGGDGTVRATALALYHLRRKVPLALLPLGTANNVARTLGLTAPPQTLLMGLAKPRPRPFDLGVARGPWGTVYFLEAFGAGLLARGFTDYLGAGANVVRAARAISTLASYRAQPWSLQLDGADLSGRYLLVEVMNTASVGLRVALAPEADPSDGLFDLVLVREDERVGWTAYVTSLISGRLEALPNVTVTKGRRLELTWDGSPLHYDEASLTGAQVDSTQVQVSSLPGALELWLPTL; encoded by the coding sequence GTGCGGGCAACGCTTATCTACAACGCCAACGCTGCCGCCACCGAGACGCTCGCTGCGGCCTCTATCGTGCGCACCCTTGCAACGATCGGCGTGAGCGCCAAAGTGCCCGCCATCAACGGCGAGCGCGACCTCAAAGACGCCTTACGCGACCCCGGCGACCTGGTCATCGCCGCGGGCGGAGACGGTACTGTGCGCGCTACCGCTCTAGCGCTCTACCACCTGCGCCGCAAGGTGCCCCTCGCCCTACTCCCCCTCGGCACGGCCAACAACGTCGCCCGCACGCTCGGCCTTACCGCACCGCCCCAAACCCTGCTCATGGGGCTCGCGAAACCGCGACCGCGCCCCTTCGATCTCGGGGTGGCGCGCGGCCCGTGGGGCACGGTGTACTTTTTGGAGGCGTTCGGCGCGGGCCTCTTGGCCCGCGGGTTCACCGACTACCTCGGTGCAGGGGCCAACGTCGTGCGCGCGGCCAGAGCCATAAGCACCCTCGCGAGCTACCGAGCGCAGCCGTGGAGCCTACAGCTCGACGGCGCAGACCTCTCCGGCCGCTATCTGCTGGTCGAGGTGATGAACACCGCCTCGGTGGGGCTGCGCGTGGCGCTCGCACCGGAGGCCGACCCCAGCGACGGCCTTTTTGACCTCGTGCTGGTGAGAGAGGACGAACGCGTAGGGTGGACAGCCTACGTCACCAGCCTCATCTCCGGACGGCTGGAGGCGCTCCCTAACGTCACGGTCACCAAAGGCCGGCGGCTCGAGCTGACCTGGGACGGCTCACCCCTGCACTACGACGAGGCGTCGTTGACGGGCGCTCAGGTCGACAGCACGCAAGTCCAGGTAAGCTCGCTACCGGGGGCGCTCGAGCTGTGGCTGCCGACCTTATGA
- a CDS encoding 3-hydroxyacyl-CoA dehydrogenase NAD-binding domain-containing protein, which translates to MSQPLVERTSQGGVRVLTVHNPPVNVLSPGVPEALIAGLREANADPSVRAVVLAGGGRTFIAGADARTFDLPAEKIPDVPAIMAALEASHKPVVAALHGTALGGGLEVALASHYRVAAPDALLGLPEVKLGLLPGAGGTQRLTRAVGVKRALELMLSGEPIGAREAAALGLVDELIEGDLLAGAVAFAERVADRRPLPRLSARRAAPDPEAVAAARAELDRRAQGLLSPHFIVELVEAATERPFEEGTRLERERFLQARSSPQSRALRHLFFAERAAAKVAGVGKETPTREVRRVGVVGAGTMGGGIAMSFLNAGVPVTLLEADAGALERGLATVRANYEASARKGRLSGEEVAARLGRLTPTLEPSALAEADLIIEAVFEDMEVKKEVFGRLDALAKPGAILATNTSTLDVNEIAAATSRPEDVLGLHFFSPANVMKLVEIVRGERTSAEVLATALKLTKRLGKVGVVVGVCDGFVGNRMIHAYVREAQRLVEEGAAPHEVDGAMHAFGLPMGPFEMGDLAGLDIGYAIRQHRAKLAGAPKPDDLLDRIVERGRKGQKTKAGVYDYPEGRKGVPSAEVAALIDALRAERGVTPRTLGQEEITKRLLYTLVNEAARILEEGVAARAGDIDVIYRYGYGFPAYRGGPLHHADVQGLGNVLADIRRFGWTPAPLLVRLADAGETFADFDREGARA; encoded by the coding sequence ATGTCTCAACCGCTTGTCGAACGCACCTCTCAAGGGGGGGTGAGGGTGCTTACGGTGCACAACCCCCCCGTCAACGTGCTCTCCCCCGGGGTGCCCGAGGCGTTGATCGCGGGCCTTAGGGAGGCGAACGCCGACCCGAGCGTGCGGGCGGTGGTGCTTGCGGGGGGCGGGCGCACCTTTATCGCGGGCGCCGACGCTAGAACCTTCGACCTACCCGCCGAAAAGATCCCCGACGTCCCCGCCATCATGGCCGCGCTAGAGGCGAGCCATAAACCCGTGGTGGCCGCGCTTCACGGGACGGCTTTGGGGGGCGGGCTCGAGGTCGCGCTGGCGAGCCACTACCGCGTCGCCGCGCCGGACGCGCTGCTCGGGTTGCCGGAGGTCAAGCTGGGGCTCCTGCCGGGGGCGGGGGGGACGCAGCGCCTGACGCGCGCCGTCGGGGTAAAGCGGGCTCTGGAGCTGATGCTTTCGGGCGAGCCCATCGGCGCGCGCGAGGCGGCGGCGCTCGGTTTGGTGGACGAACTTATCGAGGGCGACCTCTTGGCGGGGGCGGTGGCGTTCGCGGAGCGCGTCGCCGACCGCCGACCGCTGCCGCGCCTTAGCGCGCGGCGCGCGGCGCCGGACCCCGAGGCCGTGGCGGCCGCCCGCGCGGAGCTCGACAGGCGGGCCCAGGGGCTTTTAAGCCCCCACTTCATCGTCGAGCTCGTCGAGGCGGCGACCGAGCGGCCCTTCGAGGAGGGGACGCGGCTCGAGCGCGAGCGCTTTTTACAGGCGCGCTCGAGCCCGCAGTCGCGCGCGCTCAGGCACCTCTTCTTCGCCGAGCGCGCGGCCGCCAAGGTCGCGGGCGTGGGCAAGGAGACGCCGACCCGGGAGGTGCGCCGCGTCGGCGTCGTCGGGGCGGGGACCATGGGGGGCGGTATCGCCATGAGCTTTCTCAATGCCGGCGTGCCCGTGACCCTGCTCGAGGCCGACGCGGGGGCTCTGGAGCGCGGCCTCGCCACGGTGCGCGCCAACTACGAGGCGAGCGCCCGCAAGGGGCGGCTTAGCGGCGAGGAGGTCGCGGCGCGCCTGGGCCGCCTCACGCCGACGTTGGAGCCGTCGGCGCTCGCCGAGGCTGACCTCATCATCGAGGCGGTCTTCGAGGACATGGAGGTGAAAAAGGAGGTCTTCGGTCGCCTCGACGCGCTCGCCAAACCCGGCGCGATCCTCGCGACGAACACCAGCACCCTGGACGTCAACGAGATCGCCGCTGCGACCTCGCGCCCGGAGGACGTCTTGGGGTTGCACTTTTTCAGCCCCGCGAACGTCATGAAGCTCGTCGAGATCGTCCGCGGCGAGCGCACGAGCGCGGAGGTGCTGGCGACCGCGCTTAAGCTCACCAAACGCCTCGGCAAGGTCGGTGTGGTCGTCGGCGTGTGCGACGGCTTCGTCGGCAACCGGATGATCCACGCCTACGTCCGCGAGGCGCAGCGGCTCGTCGAGGAGGGGGCCGCGCCGCACGAGGTCGACGGGGCGATGCACGCCTTTGGCCTGCCCATGGGCCCCTTTGAGATGGGTGACCTCGCCGGGCTCGACATCGGTTACGCCATCCGGCAGCACCGCGCGAAGCTCGCCGGCGCCCCCAAACCCGACGACCTTTTAGACCGCATCGTCGAGCGGGGCCGCAAGGGGCAGAAGACGAAGGCGGGGGTCTACGACTACCCGGAGGGCCGCAAGGGGGTGCCGAGCGCCGAGGTCGCGGCGCTCATTGACGCGCTGCGCGCCGAGCGCGGGGTGACGCCGCGGACGCTCGGCCAAGAGGAGATCACCAAGCGCCTCCTCTACACGCTCGTCAACGAAGCGGCGCGCATCTTGGAGGAGGGGGTCGCCGCGCGCGCGGGCGACATCGACGTTATCTACCGCTACGGCTACGGTTTTCCGGCCTACCGCGGCGGCCCGCTGCACCACGCCGACGTGCAGGGTCTGGGGAACGTACTCGCCGACATCCGGCGCTTCGGTTGGACGCCCGCGCCGCTTCTTGTGCGGCTGGCGGACGCGGGGGAGACCTTCGCCGACTTCGACCGCGAGGGGGCGCGCGCGTGA
- a CDS encoding SDR family oxidoreductase — MTRTLHDLFDLSGRVALITGGSRGLGLSIAEALGEYGAQLVLTARKADELEAAKAHLEARGVSVLTVQHDLSAHDTVAPMVEGVLAACGKVDILVNNAGTTWGAPTAEHPLAAWRKVLDLNLTGLFLVTQAVGRLSMLPRRSGRVLNVASVAGLQGGDPQLTPTLAYSTSKGGVVNLTRALASEWAAYGVTVNGLCPGYFPTKMTRGTLERAEAHIVARTPLGRLGSGDDLKGAALLLVSDAGAYITGQNIAVDGGLSVV; from the coding sequence GTGACGCGCACGCTCCACGACCTCTTCGACCTCTCGGGGCGGGTTGCGCTCATTACAGGCGGCAGCCGCGGTCTGGGGCTCAGCATCGCCGAGGCGCTCGGCGAGTACGGGGCGCAGCTCGTGCTGACGGCGCGCAAGGCGGACGAGCTCGAGGCGGCCAAAGCGCACCTAGAGGCCCGCGGAGTGTCGGTTCTGACCGTCCAGCACGACCTCAGCGCCCACGACACGGTCGCGCCGATGGTCGAGGGGGTGCTCGCGGCGTGCGGCAAGGTCGACATTTTGGTCAACAACGCCGGGACGACCTGGGGCGCCCCGACCGCCGAGCACCCCTTGGCCGCGTGGCGCAAGGTCTTGGACCTCAACCTGACGGGGCTGTTTTTGGTGACGCAGGCCGTCGGGCGGCTCAGCATGCTCCCGCGCCGGAGCGGGCGCGTGCTCAACGTCGCCTCGGTCGCCGGGTTGCAGGGCGGCGACCCGCAGCTCACGCCGACCTTGGCGTACAGCACCTCGAAGGGGGGGGTGGTGAACTTGACGCGCGCGCTCGCGAGCGAGTGGGCGGCCTACGGGGTGACGGTCAACGGCCTCTGCCCGGGCTACTTTCCGACGAAGATGACGCGCGGCACGCTCGAGCGGGCCGAAGCGCACATCGTCGCGCGCACCCCGCTGGGCCGGTTGGGGTCGGGCGACGACCTCAAGGGGGCGGCGCTGCTGCTGGTGAGCGATGCGGGCGCCTACATCACGGGGCAGAACATCGCCGTCGACGGCGGCCTCAGCGTGGTTTAA
- a CDS encoding DnaJ domain-containing protein, producing MTRTLRNPYDVLGVSKHADAAEIKAAYRRLALQYHPDRNPGDKEAEERFKEISEAYATLRDPEARRRFDRFGTAGGAASRPTVETVDWQTVFQEADIKIDWSQRGGVPRTGNVVFDALFGVMTGMMRSSGLLPGEDRVVGLALSLAEARTGTRRRVRIPGPSVCATCRGSGRAQSGLCERCAGRGVLRGGDEVEVAVPPYRRGDARLRLRGLGGPGRPPGDAYVQLELILPEGVRLEPDGTLRATLTLAPFELRGGLSTSFLGVQVEVPKGAKAGDTLRVPRGGLAGADLVVTLHVDLWGGVWRRVKSALT from the coding sequence GTGACGAGGACGCTGCGTAACCCCTACGACGTGCTGGGCGTCTCTAAGCACGCGGACGCCGCCGAGATCAAGGCGGCGTACCGGCGCCTCGCGCTGCAGTACCACCCCGACCGCAACCCCGGCGACAAGGAGGCCGAGGAGCGCTTCAAGGAGATCTCCGAAGCCTACGCGACGCTGCGGGACCCCGAGGCGCGGCGGCGCTTCGACCGCTTCGGTACCGCGGGGGGGGCGGCGAGCCGGCCGACCGTCGAGACCGTCGATTGGCAGACGGTCTTTCAGGAGGCTGATATCAAGATCGATTGGAGCCAGCGCGGTGGGGTGCCGCGCACCGGCAACGTCGTCTTCGACGCCCTGTTCGGGGTGATGACGGGGATGATGCGCTCGTCGGGGCTGTTGCCCGGCGAGGACCGCGTGGTCGGGCTCGCGCTCTCGCTCGCCGAAGCGCGCACGGGGACGCGGCGGCGCGTCCGCATCCCGGGGCCGAGCGTCTGCGCCACCTGCCGCGGTTCGGGGCGCGCCCAGAGCGGGCTTTGCGAGCGCTGCGCGGGCCGTGGGGTGCTGCGCGGCGGCGACGAGGTCGAGGTCGCGGTCCCCCCCTACCGCCGCGGCGACGCCCGCCTGCGGCTCCGCGGGCTCGGCGGGCCGGGCCGCCCCCCGGGGGACGCGTACGTGCAGCTCGAGCTCATCTTGCCCGAAGGGGTGCGCCTAGAACCCGACGGCACGCTCCGCGCGACGCTGACGCTGGCGCCCTTCGAGCTGCGAGGCGGGCTCAGCACGTCGTTTTTGGGCGTGCAGGTCGAGGTGCCCAAAGGGGCCAAGGCGGGCGACACCCTGCGCGTACCGCGCGGCGGCCTAGCGGGCGCCGACCTCGTCGTCACGCTGCACGTCGACCTCTGGGGAGGGGTCTGGCGCCGCGTCAAGAGCGCGCTGACGTAA
- a CDS encoding heat shock protein transcriptional repressor HspR, whose product MPRKKAAPRPKGTEADDNAGDNRDRPLYVISVAAELVDMHPQTLRLYERKGLIEPSRSSGQTRLYSQRDIDHLREIRRLTQELGVNLAGVEEIIRLRRELDALQRQMETRIGSLQSEISERLTDYRSKGALEAPKEGADEVAEPAE is encoded by the coding sequence ATGCCGAGGAAAAAAGCCGCGCCGCGTCCGAAAGGTACCGAGGCGGATGACAACGCGGGTGACAACCGAGACCGCCCGCTCTACGTGATCAGCGTGGCGGCGGAGCTCGTTGACATGCACCCCCAGACGCTCCGCCTCTACGAGCGCAAAGGGCTGATCGAACCGAGCCGTTCGTCGGGTCAGACGCGGCTCTACTCGCAGCGCGACATCGACCATCTGCGCGAGATCCGTAGGCTCACCCAAGAGCTCGGGGTCAACCTCGCCGGGGTCGAGGAGATCATCCGGTTGCGGCGCGAGCTCGACGCGCTGCAGCGCCAGATGGAGACCCGCATCGGTTCGCTGCAGAGCGAGATCTCCGAGCGCCTCACCGATTACCGCAGCAAAGGGGCGCTCGAAGCCCCCAAAGAGGGGGCGGACGAGGTCGCCGAGCCCGCGGAGTAA
- a CDS encoding dipeptidase, with translation MAHSQTPPASPLELPTADVRAYVEAHRARFLGELSDFLRIPSVSTDPERREEVRRAADFLLDKLADLGFKTERLETPGHPVVFAERRVSADLPTVLVYGHYDVQPPEPLELWAAPPFEPTVRGGKLYARGASDDKGQLYAHVKGVETLLALSGTLPVNVKFLLEGEEEIGSPNLLPLIERHRERFAADVVLISDGAMAAPETPTITYGLKGLAYVEVWVRGAAMDLHSGAFGGAAPNPIDGLAKMIAALHDETGRVAVPGFYDAVVDITPEEREVFGRAPFDEAALAQELGVSALPGEAGYTVLERLWARPTLDCNGIGGGFQGEGSKTVIPSQAMAKISCRLVPNQTPEEITRKLSDYLKALAPEGLSVEVKDLHGGDPAVTPLTSRAVQAAGRALEAVYGRPVVFARTGGTIPVGSTFQKVLGADVVFVGMGLESDRAHSPNEKFDLVNLYRGIETSAALFRALATL, from the coding sequence ATGGCCCACTCTCAGACCCCCCCCGCAAGCCCCCTCGAGCTCCCAACAGCCGACGTGCGCGCCTACGTCGAGGCCCATCGGGCGCGGTTTTTAGGCGAACTCAGCGATTTTCTCCGCATCCCTTCGGTCAGCACCGACCCCGAACGCCGGGAGGAGGTGCGGCGAGCGGCCGACTTTTTGCTCGACAAGCTCGCCGACCTGGGTTTTAAAACCGAGCGCCTCGAGACCCCCGGCCACCCGGTCGTCTTCGCCGAGCGGCGCGTCTCGGCGGACCTGCCGACGGTGCTCGTCTACGGCCACTACGATGTGCAGCCGCCCGAGCCCTTGGAGCTGTGGGCGGCGCCGCCCTTTGAGCCGACCGTGCGGGGCGGCAAGCTCTACGCGCGCGGCGCTTCGGACGACAAGGGGCAGCTCTACGCGCACGTCAAGGGCGTCGAGACGCTGCTGGCGCTCTCCGGCACGCTGCCCGTCAACGTCAAGTTCTTGCTCGAGGGCGAGGAGGAGATCGGCTCCCCCAACCTGCTGCCCCTCATCGAGAGGCACCGCGAGCGCTTCGCCGCCGACGTCGTGCTGATCTCCGATGGGGCCATGGCCGCGCCCGAGACGCCGACGATCACCTACGGCCTCAAAGGGCTCGCCTACGTCGAGGTCTGGGTGCGCGGGGCAGCGATGGACCTGCACTCGGGCGCGTTCGGCGGCGCGGCGCCCAACCCCATAGACGGCCTCGCCAAGATGATCGCCGCGCTCCACGACGAAACGGGGCGCGTCGCGGTGCCCGGTTTTTACGACGCGGTCGTCGACATCACCCCCGAGGAGCGCGAGGTGTTCGGCCGCGCCCCCTTCGACGAGGCGGCGCTCGCGCAAGAGCTCGGCGTGTCGGCGCTCCCCGGCGAGGCGGGGTACACGGTCTTAGAGCGCCTCTGGGCGCGCCCGACCTTGGACTGCAACGGTATCGGCGGCGGTTTTCAGGGCGAGGGCTCAAAGACCGTCATCCCGTCTCAGGCGATGGCGAAGATCTCGTGCCGCTTGGTTCCCAACCAGACGCCCGAGGAGATCACCCGCAAGCTGAGCGACTACCTCAAAGCCCTCGCGCCGGAGGGGCTCAGCGTCGAGGTCAAGGACCTGCACGGCGGCGACCCGGCCGTGACCCCCTTGACCTCCCGGGCGGTCCAGGCGGCGGGCCGCGCCTTGGAGGCGGTCTACGGCCGTCCGGTGGTGTTCGCTCGCACGGGCGGCACCATCCCGGTCGGCAGCACCTTTCAGAAGGTCCTCGGCGCCGACGTGGTCTTTGTCGGCATGGGGCTAGAGAGCGACCGCGCGCACTCGCCCAATGAGAAGTTCGACCTCGTCAACCTCTACCGCGGCATCGAGACGAGCGCGGCGCTCTTTCGGGCGCTGGCTACGCTCTAG